The genomic interval CATGTGCAGGACGATGACGACGAGCGGCGTCGATACACCGTGGATGGAGGTGGTGAAGTCGACGCGCAAGGGCGGACGGCCCGCGAAGAGGTTGGCGTGCTGGGTGAGGATGAGCGAGGCGCTCACGAATGTGAGGGAGCTGTCGTAGAGGATGCCAGGCTTCTGCTCGCTGCTGCTGTACCAGGTGCCCGCGTTGGAGACGTAGAGCGGGTCGTTGGCGAGGAAGCCTTGATACGAGTGGAGCTGGGACTTGAGGGTGTTGAAGTCCTGGGTGTCGACCATCTCGACCAGGCCCCACAGGTTGGCGCCGGAGTTGTTCAGGATGTCGCGCGCGTGAGCAATCTGTGGCTCATCCGGTGGACCGAAGCCGTCCGCGCCGAACCACTCGATGTTCCAGTGGCCCACGGTGAACAGCCCTTCCGTGCGGGTGACGGTGAGCACCAGCGCGCGTGAGGCCGGAGTGCCCGCGGCGTCCTCGACGACCACGTTGAATGACGAGGTGCCCGCGGTGGTGGGAGTCCCGGAGATGACTCCGTCCGAGGAGAGGCTCAGCCCGGAGGGGAGCACGCCCTGGGAGACGCGCCAGGAGAAGGGCGCCTTGCCGCCAGAGCTCGCCAGCGTCGTGGTGTAGGGCTCACCGCTCCTGGCCGAGGGGAGCACGGTCGTGGTGACGGCGGGGCTCTCGAAGATGTTGAGGGTGAGCGGCCGGAGGGCGGTGCGGCCGTTGGCGTCGGTGACACGCACCTGGGTGGAGAAGGCGCCGGGAACGGTGGGGCTGCCCATGAGGCGCCCGTCGCTGGAGAGCGCGAGCCCCGACGGGAGCGCGCTGGTGGTGTCGAAGGTGAACGGCGCCTTGCCTCCGGTGACGCCATAGAACACCCCGCTCACGGAGACGCCGACGTAGACATCGACCGGAGTGTCGGGGCCCGAGATGGCGGGGAGCGGATACACCTGGAGCGTGACGTCGCGGTCGTGGGTGCGCCCGCGGCTGTCGGTGACGCGAAGGGTGAGCGCGGACGTGGAGGCCTGCGCACCCAAGGTGCCGGAGATGACGCCTGTGTCCGCCGCGAGGGTGAGCCCCGAAGGCAGGCCGCCGGCGGCCAGGGACCAGGTGAAGGGCAGGCGGCCACCCGACGCGGTCAGGGTGGTGTTGTACGGAGCGGTGGCGTAGCCGTCGGCGGGGAGGTTGGTGATGGTGAGCGGCGCGGAGACATCCAGCGAGAAGGTCCGGCTGTCGTTGCGCCCGTTCACATCCGTGACGCGCACGCTGAAGGACGACGGGCCGGTGGAGGTCGGTGTTCCGCTCAGCGTGCCCTGCGCGGAGAGCGTGAGTCCTGGAGGCAACGCCCCCGTCGCGAGCGTCCACGTGCGAGCGCCCATGCCTCCCGTGGCGGTGAGGGCCTGGTTGTACGCGGAGCCCTGCGTCGCATCGGGCAGGGTGAGCGTGGTGATGGCGGGGAGCGCGGTGACGGTGAAGGTGACGGGGCGGGTCGCGGCGCGGTCATTGGCGTCGCGAGCGGTGATGTCGAAGGTGAAGACGCCGTCTTGCGTGGGCTGGCCATGGAGCAGTCCCGCGGAGGCCAGCGTGAGTCCTGGGGGAAGTGCGCCCGACGCGGTGAAGACGAAAGGGGCCTTGCCGTGCAAGGCATTGAGCGGGCGTGTGACGTTGTCGCGGACATAGACACTCGGGTTCGCGAGTGGGTCGAGCGCGGGCGGCAGGAAGGTGGCGAGCGTGACATCACGCGTGTCCGAGGCGCCCAGCGCGTCCGAGACGCGGACAGTGAACGAAGCGCTGCCCGCGGAGGACGGGGTGCCGTCGAGGACACCGGTGCCTAGTAGGGAGAGGCCTGGAGGCAGCGCGCCGCTGACGAGCGTCCACGCGTGGGGCGCCTGTCCTCCGGCGACGGAGAGCGTCTGTCCATAGGCCCTGTCGGTATAGGCATCCGGGAGGGTGGCGGTGGTGATGGTGACGCCGGTGCGGACGGTGAGCTGGAAGGGCGCGGAGGTGGCGCGGCCGTTGGCGTCGCGCACCTCGAGGGAGAAGGACGAGATGCCCTGCGTGGTGGGCGTGCCCGCGATGGAGAAGGCCTCGAGCTGGAGGCCTGGGGGCAGCGCGCCGGCGGACACTCTCAGGGCCAGCGGTGCGCGGCCACCCGAGCGGGAGACGGCGAACGAGTACGCGGTGCCCACGACACCGAACGGCGGCGCCTCGGTGGACAGGGTGGGCGCGGTGAAGCTGGAGAGTGTAAGGGATTGGGTGGCCTCGCCTCCGGAGGCATCGCGGACGCGAAGGGAGAGAGCGAACGAGCCCGTGGCGGCGGGGTTGCCGGAGAGCAGCCCCTGGGCGCTGAGCTGGATTCCAGAGGGGAGCTCTCCGCTGGCGAGGCTCCAGGCGTAGGGCGGTGTTCCTCCGGTGGCCATGAGGTGCGCGGCGTAGGTGTCACCGAGATAGGCGTCCGCGAGGACGGAGGTGGTGACGGTGAGGGCGGTGGTGCCTCCATCGGGACGCGGCGGGCCGGCGTCGGGGAGCGGAGGCGTGGAGGGATTGGCGCCGGAACACGCGGCGAGACAGAAGACGAGCAAGGACGCCAAGGCGCGCCGCAACCGCATGGAGACTCCAGGCTGGAGAAGTCAGACACTGTAGTCCTCGATGGCGGCGCAAGCTCAAGCACGAGCGGCCTTGATGCCATGAAAAAGGCCGCGGCCCCCGAAGGGACCGCGGCCCGGATGATTCAGTGAGACAGCGTCAGACTAGGGGTTGGGAAGACCCCAGCTCTGCGCACCGACCGCCCAGTCCGCGCGCATGTTCGTGTCCGTCGCGCTGACGCGGCGGACGCTGTTGCCGTCCGGCGTCGTGGAGACGTTGGTCCAATCCGCGGAGACCTCGACGGCCTTCGGGGTCGAGGTCGCCGTGCAGGGCGCGCCGCCGCAGCTGGAGGGCAGCCACACGCCGTTGGCCTGGGCGGCCTGGATGTTCGCGTAGTAGTCCCCCGGAGGCGAGTTGGTCGCGTGCGCGAACGGAACGGCGTCCTGGACCTGGCCCAGCGCATCCCTCACCACGAGGACCCGGCTGGAGTAGGCGATGGCCGCGGTGCCATTCCCCCTGAAGTCCCAGGCGGTGTCGTAGTTGATGGCGACGGTGGCCTTGGGGAACTGGTCCTTCGCGGTGGTCTCACCCTGGTAGGCCGTATCGGCCGGGTTGAGGTGGAGGACGATGAGGTCACCCGCCGCCACCTGGACGTCGGGGAGCTCGGCGAGCGTGGTGGGGGAGACGAAGTCCTGCTGGAACAGGATGCCCTTCGTGGAGCCGCCGGTCACGACCAGGAACTCGACCAGGTCCCGGCTGCCGCTGACGTTGGGCTGCACCTCGTTGATGCGCAGGACGGCGGGGGCGCGGTAGCCCGAGAACGTCTGCGTGTTGTCCGGGGCGATGACGGCGCCGCCCGCCGTGTCCTTCACCGAACTGGCGACGGTGATGGTGTACGCGTCGCCGGCCGTCTGGGTGGACGTGGTCAGGGTGACCTGCTTGCCCACCACCTGCACCTCCGTGGCCGTCAGTCCGTTGGAGAAGGTGAACTGGCTGGCCGCGTTGGTGATGCTCGCCGCCTCGATGTTGCGGCTGAACGTCAGCACCACCGAGGTGAGGGAGCCCGCGTCCGCGCGGGTGAGCTTGGGCGCCGCGCAACCCAGCACCAGGTCGGAGGCCGACAGGACGGACGGCTGGGCATTGGCGTTGAAGCGCCACATCGCGCCGGTGAAGTCGAACGTGCAGTTCGTCCCAATCTCCAGCACCTGGTTGAGGGCCGTGGGAATCCGGAGCAGGAAGGTGGAGGTGCCCGCCGTCACGCCGGTGGTCTTCACCTGGAAGCCGAGGAACCCCGTCCCCTGGGCCGTGCCATTGTTGAGGATGGTGCCGCCCTTGAGGGTGATGAGCTCGTTCTCGTAGTTGTTCAGCGCGCTCACCAGGTCGGTCGACGCGCTGTGGTCCACCGCGAGGCCCGGCGGGGTGGCCGTCGACAGGTTCCGCACGGGGTGGCCCTGGCTCAGGCGCGAGAAGCCGCTGATGGAGGAGACCATCTTGTTGCTGCCGGCGGTGGGCTGCTCCTTGGCCGCGGCGGTCAGGCTCACCCGGTCACCGACGGCGACCTGGGTGGCGAGCGTCGCGTCCTTGACGAACACCGCGGGGCCGTTGGGCTCCGCCTGGATGAAGAAGCCGACGGGCTCCGTGGCTCCCTGGCCCTGGAAGGCGGGCTTGACGGCCGTGACGAACGCCCCCGTCACCGGGAGGTCGATGGGGCCCACCGCGGCATCCAGCATGGCCTGAATCTGCGCGGAGGTCTGCGCGGGCGTGGGGCCGTTGCCCTGCTCACACGCGTGCGTCGTGGGGTTGCACTGCTCGGTGGGGCCGCAGTGGTCGTTGGTGAGGCACTGCACGCACTCCGTCTTGTTGTTGCAGTGCGGCGTGGCGGCGTTGACGCCCGCGCACTGGGCATCCGTCACGCAGACCGCGCACTGGCCGCGGCTGTTGTCAGCCTGGGTGTCGCAGAAGTCGCGGTTGCTGCCGTTCACGGCCGCGCACTGCGCATCCGTCGTGCAGCCGCAGAAGTTGCCGCTGTTGCACGCCGGCTGGACCGCGTCGCAGAGGTGGGTGTCGGTGGCGGTGCACTCGACGCAGGCCGCGGGCGCCGGGTCGACGCGGCAGACCGGGGTCTCAGGCGTCGTGGAGCAGGAGTCGTTGTCGATGCAGCCCTCGCAGGAGTTGCCGTCGGCGCTGCACGTCTGGGACGCCGCGCAACCCTCGGTCGCGTTGCACACCTTGCACGCGCCCACGCCATTGTTCGCCGTGGGGTCGCAGATGTTGGTGGGCGACGAGCAGCCCAGGTCGGGGCTCGTCTGGGTGTCCATGCAGGCCTTGCACGCGCCCGCGCCGTTGTTCGCGCTCACGTCGCAGAGGGGCGCCGCGGCCGAGCAGCCCGTGTCCTGGCCGGTGCCCGCGGCGGTGTCGAAGCACGACTTGCAGACACCCAGGCCGTTGTTGGCGGAGGTGTCGCAGACCGGCGTCTGCGCGGAGCAGCCCGTGTCCTGGCCGCTGCCCGTGGCGGAGTCCGTGCAAGCCTTGCACGCGCCCGCGCCGTTGTTCGCGGCGGTGTCACAGATGGGCGACTGCGCGGAGCAGCCCGTGTCCTGGTTCGTGCCCGTGGCGGAGTCCGTGCAAGCCTTGCACAGGCCCTTGCCACCGTTGGCGGTGATGTCACACATGGGCGTCGCGGACGCGCAGCCCTCGTCCTGGCCCGTCCCCACGACGGAGTCGAGGCAGCTGCGGCACACGCCAAAGCGGCCCGAGCTGACGTCACACAGCTCGCCCGAGGCACACGCCGGCGAACACGTCACACCCGCGTCGCTGCCCGCATCCGTCCCGGCGTCGGTGCCGGCATCCGTGCCCGCGTCGGTACCGGCGTCGGTGCCCGCGTCGGTGCCGGCGTCCGTGCCCGCGTCGGTGCCAGCATCCGTGCCCGCGTCGGGCTCCGGGGGCTGGTTGACGGGACGTTGCTCACACGTCCCTGACTTGCAAACCCATTCCTTGTCCGCGTCGGGCTCGCCCTTTTCGGTGCGACAGTCAAACGGGTCGACGCACTCATCTCCACAGCCCGTGCCGAACGTGACGAGCACGGCGGTCATGAGCGCCGGAAGCAGATTCCGCTTCAGCATTCAGTCCCCTCCCAGGGATGCGATTGAAATTTCGCACCCCCATTACACCTGAACTCAAGGAGGGTCCAACACGGGGCCCTCGTGACACCTGTGTGTCACGAGGTAATCTCCTGAAATATCTCAGTGTCTCACGGGGCCTTCTTGAGTGTCTGGGGACGCGGGCCTGTGTACAGATTGATGACTTGAGAAATCGCGTTTTGACACACCGAGCAGAAGGGGACGCGGTCCCGGGTGAACATCACGCAATCCAGCTGGGGCCGGTAGTACCCGTGGGCCTCGTAGTGGGCGCCCTCGAAAGCACCCACCTTTCCTGAGTACTTCTGAGAAGACAGGAACTTCTCCTCCCAGTCGCGCTGGGCGATGAAGACCGCGTCCATCTCCGACTCGGGCTTCTTCTCGGCGCGCACCTGGCGGCGGCGCGCCTGGATGTCGTTGGAGTGCGTCTCATAGGCCTCCTTCTCCCAGGGCGTGGGCAGGGGCGTGCCGGGCGTCACCAGGTGCTTCCACTTGACGTTCTCCGGGTCCTTGAGCGCGGTGACGTTCTTCTCCCACGGCTCCAGCCGGTCCGCGGCTGGGAGAAGGAAGGACTCCGACGTGTAGTACTCGTCGGAGAGGCCGGCGAAGTGGTGCCCGAACTCGTGCACGAAGACGTAGGGCGCCCACAGGCTGTCGGCGGACACCGTGCCGTAGAGGCCGAAGATGCCTCCGCCGCCGTACGTCTTGCTGTTGGTCAGGATTTCCACGAACTCATAGGGCGCGAACGCGGACACCTCGCGGAAGGCCTTGTTGTCGAAGGTGAGGAGGTAGCGCTCGCTGCGGAACGCGTCATAGGTGGTGCCCACCGGTGAGCGCCGGTGGATGCCGGTGGAGGGCCGGGAGATTCCCGACTGCGCGGCGGCCGGCATCAGCCCCCAGACGTTGAAGTCGGACTTGCGCTCCTTGAACGGGGAGAAGGTGAAGAGGGTGTCCACCATGCGGCGGGCGTCCTTCTCGAACTTGGAGCGCTCCGCCTCGGTGTAGCCGTCGCCCAGGATGAGCAGGTCCACCTTCTGCTCCGGCGGACCACTCTCCCAGAGCTTCAGGAGCGGCCCGGGGGCCGGAGGCGAGGACGTGTCCACGAGCATGTCCTTGGGGTCCACCACGAGCGACCAGATTTCCCGGAACGCGTTCTGCTCATCGCGCTTCTTGAGGAGCACCTGGACGGGGCGCTCGGGCCGGGGGAAGCGCAGCGACTCGTGGAACGTGCGGTTCTGGCTCTTCGCCTCGCCCGTGAGCTCCCACTCGCCATAGATGGACGCGAAGCCGCGCGAGTAGAGGATTTGGTTCGTGTCCCTGTCGCGCACCTCGAACAGGTACTTGCCCAGGTTGGTGTCGTCGAGCGTCCGCTCGGGGTGGCCCGGCCAGGGCAGCGGCTCAATCACGACGCGGTCGAGGCTGAAGCGCTCCTCGGTCGCGTTGCCGGTATGGAAGTAGTCCACCCGAAGGGTGCGAGGGGCCGCGGCGGATGCGCTCGTGGCCAGGAGCAAGGCAAGAAGGACACGCGTCATGCGCGTCACTCTATGCGGTACCCACGGGGTTGGCGTGGGCGGGCAGCCGGCTTGAAGACCGGAACGCTAGAAGGCTCCGGACAAGCTGGCGGAGACGGCCTCACCATCCGCCGCGACGCCCACCGACACCGGGGGCGGAGCCATCTGTGACGGCGACACGAGGAACAACACCGCCCCCGTCACCACCGCCGCGCCGCCTCCCACGAGCAGGCCCGTGAGGAGATTGTTCTTCTGAATCAGCGAGTTCCTCAGCCGCAGGGAATCCTGGTCCGTGGAGAGGATGCGGCCGTTCTGGGCCCGCTTCTCCAGGTCATCCACATCCTTCTGCGCCATCAAACGCACCGCGCCCGCGCCGCCCAACGCGGCGACCCCCGCGCCCAGCAGGACGTACGAGGCGACGCGCAGTCCCGGAGTGGAGGCGGACGCGGGGCCCGTGACTCCTTCCGTGAGGCGGTCCGGCGCGTTGATATCCACGGTGCCCGCGGGGGAGCCGCCACCGGCCTTGTCCCCCGGGGTCGCCGGATGCTCCCAGGGCGGCCGGCCGTCGGCGTTCATCACGACGAGCTTGGAAGGGGAGCGGCCCGTCGTCACGAAGTCCACCAGGGCGGAGAGGGCCTCGGCCGGAGCATCCAGACCCTGGGTCTTGAATCCCCCCTCGCGCAGCTTCTGACCTCCCTTGACGTTGAGCACCGTGGCCGCGAACCACTTGGGTCCGCTGCTGGAGCGCTCCAGCCGCACGACGATGACCTCCTCGACGCCCACCGTGACGCCCAGCCGGACCGCATAACTCAGCACGCGCTCGTCGCTGCTGTCCGGCGCGGTCAGACAGGGGAACGGCGTGGCGGTGACGGAGCCCTCATAGGCCATGTCCACGAGCAGCGGCGTTTCCGCGCCGTGTGCTTGAAGCTGCCGGGGGAAGCTGACCGCGCCGTCCTTCACCAGCGTCACGTCATAGGTGCCCGCGGGCACGTCGAGGGTCAGCGGCGTCTGGCCCACCTTCTTCCCGTCGAGATAGACCTCCGCGCCCGGAACGATGGTGCGGACCGAGAGCGTCACCTTGCGCGCCGTGTTCAGCTCGCGCCGCAGCTTGTCGAAGCCCTGGCGCACCGAGGGCGCGAAGAAGTCCGGGTCCAGCTTGTGGGTGGGCTCGAGCCGCAGCACGTTGCGGAACGCGGCGTCGCTCTCCTTGGGGCGCCCCATGGACCGGTAGTTCAGTCCCTGAAGGAGCTGGGCACCGGCGAAGAGCTTCCATCGCGCGTCGCCCACGGGCAGCCGGATGATTTGCTGGAGCACCTCATCGAGGGCCTGGGCGGCCTTGCCATGGCGGCTCTCGTAGAAGTGGTCCTGGGCCGTGTCGAGCTGCCGCTGGAGGTCCTCGTAGCTGCGGGCGGGCTGAGGGAAGAGCCGCTCGCTGAACTCCGTGGCGCTCAGGACGTCATGCTCCGGGCGGGACACGAGGGCGCCCAGGAACGCGTTGGCCTGGCTGCCCAGCTCCGCGTCCTTGCAGTCGCCGCTGGCGACGACCATGCGGCGGGGGGCCGCCAGGACGGACAGGGGGAGGATGCAGCTCAGGATGAACAGGATGGCTCGCATGCCGCGCCTCTCATGGGCTTGGAAGGGATTTGCGTGGCGCCCGATGCAGGCCGCGTTCCGTCGCACGCCCACCCGCCGCATTCACATACCAGCCCCCTCCCGCTTCCTTCAAACCCGGCTCGCGCCATCCCGGGGGTGGACACCCGTCCGAGCGCTGGAACCGCGCCGCCGCCCGCCCACCGGGGGAGCCCCCATGGGTCCGGGGCGCTCCGGGTCGCAATCCCCATCTTGGCCCTGAGGCCACCGGCACCAGGCACCATCTCACCCAGGGGGGAGGCCGCGGACATGAGTCGTGGATGGAAGAACCGCGTCGTCGTCATCACCGGAGCGTCCAATGACACCGGCCGCGCCACGGCCCGCGCCCTCGCGCGCAAGGGTGTCCAACTGGTGCTCGCCTCCCGCCGCGAGGCGCCGCTCGGGGACCTGGTCCGCGAATGCCAGTCCCTGGGCGTGCGCGCCATCCCCGTCCACCTGGACAGCGGCGACGCCGACTCCGTGCGAACGCTGGCGTGGGAGGCCTTGCGAGCCTTTGGCCGCTTCGATGCGTGGATCAACAACGCGGGCGACTTTCTCACCGGCAGCCTGGAGGAGACGCCGGACGACTCCTTCCGCCAGCTCCTGGAGACCCACTTCCTGGGCACCGTCCAATGCACCCGCGCCGCCGTGGCCTGGTTCCGGCGCCAGGGGTACGGCACCGTCGTCAACGTCGCGTCATCCTTCGGCGCGGCGGCGGCGCCCTATGTCAGCGCCTCCGTCGCGTCCCGGCAGGCCGTGCAAGGCTTCACCGCCTCCGTCCGCCAGGAGCTCCTGGGCACGGGCATCCACGTGTGCACCGTGATTCCCTCCGCCATCGACGCGGCGCTGTGGCACCACACCGCCAACTACACCGACTGGCGCACGCACCCGGAGGAGCCCGTCCACGCGCCCGAGCGGGTGGCGCGCGCCATCCTCCACGTCCTTCGCGAACCGCGGGCGGAGGTGAGGGTGGGACCCTCGCCCCGGACGCTCGGCGGCATGTCCGGTCTCTTGCCCCGCTTCCTGTCCGGCGCCGTCCAGGCGCGACACGCCAGAAGCGAACGCCAGGCTCCGACTTCCGGCGGGCGCTTCCTCCTACCGTTGGCCGGCGCCGCCGTGTGTGGGGGTGTGTCCTCCCGCCGGAAGAAGACCCTGCGCCGGCTGCTGCTGGCCGGAGGGGTGATGGCCACGGCCGCCTTCTTGAGGAGCGAGCGGGCTCGGCAACGGCTCTCCGAGCGGGTTGGTCTCGCACTCGGAGTGTGAAGTTCACATTGTCGTTCCGGCTCCTCCATCAAGGGCCGTGACCGGGCTATGACACGGCCCGAGGAAAGTCCGCGCGCCATGACCGACATCGCGGTTCTCGTCAATCTGCGTGCCCGCCGCGGCTCCGAGGGAGTCGGCGGACTGGTGCAACGCTTCCTTCCCCGAGCCCGCGTCGCGCTCACCCGCTCGCTGGATGAAGCCCGTCACTGGATTTCCGACCAGCTGAGGCCCAACCCCCCCTCGCTCCTGTTGGCGGGAGGAGGTGACGGCACGATTACGGGGCTGCTCAACGAGCTGCGCGCGGCGGGGGTCGCCCTGCCGGCCATCGGTGTGCTGCCCATGGGCACCGGCAACGCGTGGGCCCGCGTCACCGGAGCTCCCCGTCCCGCCGTGGCGCTCAAGCAGATCGCCGCGGTGGGTGAGCGCCTGCCTCCGCTGCGCCCGTTCTCCCTGGTTCGCGTGGACGGCAAGGTCGCGCCGTTCGCGGGCACGGGCTGGGACGCGGAGATGATTCAAGACTTCAAGGATCAGCTCGCGGCGTCGGGCCCGCTGCGCAGTCAGCAGGCGGGGCTTCGCGGCTACCTGTCCGCCATGTTCACCCGGACGGTGCCCCGGCACATGTTCGGCTCCGGCAACCCGCGCGTCTCCGTCTACAACATGGGGGATGACGCGCTCACGGTGGACGCGAAAGGCCACGTGATTCCCGTGCCCGGAGGGCACAAGGGCGCGCTCCTGTACGAGGGCCCCGCGGGAGTCGCGGGCGCGGCCACCACGCCCGAGTGGGGCTTTGGCTTCAAGGCCTTCCCCTTCGCGCAGGCGGTGCCCCACCGGCTGTCCGTGCGTGTCTATGGCGCAAGCGTGCTGGAGGCCACGCGCAACATGTTCCGCCTGTGGCGCGGCGCGCACCCCATGCCGCACATGCACGACTGGTTCGTCCAGCGGCTGCGCATGGACTTCGACCGCGAGGTGCCCTTCCAGATGGGCGGCGACGTGATTGGCCTGCGTCGCTCGGTGGAGTTCGACCTGGCCGAGGAGAGCGTCCAGCTGGTCGACTGGCACAAGCTGTCGCGCATGGTGGATGCGTAGCGTCCGCGTCCGCGCGCGTCGTTGACTCGGGTGTGCCGTGAACACTATGCCGGCACACCGTGAGCCACACCTACGAGTACCCGAGACCCGCGTTGACGGTGGACTGTGTCGTCTTCGGCCTGGACGAAGAGGACCTGAAGGTGTTGCTCATCCAGCGCGGCGTGGAGCCCTTCGCGGGACGCTGGGCGCTGCCCGGTGGCTTCGTGCGGATGGACGAGTCCCTGGACGAGGCCGCTCGGCGTGAGCTGGAAGAGGAGTCCGGCATCCGTCCCGGGCACCTGGAGCAGCTCTATACCTTCGGCACGCCGGAGAGAGACCCGCGAGGCCGCGTCGTCACGGTGGCGTACTTCGCCCTGGTGAAGCTGAGCGCGCACGTGCTGCGAGCGGCCACCGATGCACGCGAGGCGGCGTGGTTCTCCGTCTGGGACACGCCCAAGCTGGCGTTCGACCACGCGGACATCCTCAACACCGCGCTGCAACGCCTCAAGGGCAAGGTGCGCTACCAGCCCATCGGCTTCGAGCTGCTGCCGCCCAAGTTCACCCTCACCCAGCTCCAGCGCCTGTACGAAATCGTCCTGGAGCGCGAGCTCGACAAGCGCAACTTCCGCAAGAAGATCCTCGCCATGGACCTGCTGGAGGAACTGGACGAGGTGGAGCAGGACGTCGCCCACCGCGCCGCCCGCCTCTACCGGTTCGACCACAAGAAGTACCGGCAGCTCGAGAAGGCCGGCTTCAACTTCGAGCTCTGAGCGGCCCGCCGCTCTCCTGCTACCCCGCATGCGCCAGCCCCCACTCCACCGGAGGACGCGGGCGATTGCGTTGACATAGTGTCGTATCAACACTATGTTGGTGTCATGGGTACACGAACCTGAGGTTGAAGGGGTCGTGGGAGCCGGGTTCCAGGGGGAGCCATGTCCTTGCTGCCATTTGAGGTCGCCGCGGGTTCGGTGGTCGGGCGGGAGCACGCGCGTGCGGGGCGCAACAACCAGGATGCGTGGTGCGTGCGAGTCAGCGAGCACGGGGTGGTGCTGGTGGTGGCGGATGGCTGTGGGAGCCAGGCGTGCAGCGAGTTGGGGGCGCAGCTGGGGGTGCGCGGGTTGGCGCGGGCGGCGTTGGCGCGGTTGGCGGAAGACGGGCGTGTGGATGAAGCCGGGTTTCTTCCCGGGCTGCGAGAGGACGTGCTGTGTCTGCTGAGCGAGCTTCGGGGGGAGCTCGGCCGCGACACACTGGGGGACTTCCTCTTCACGGTGGTGGGCGCGGTGTTGACGCCCTCTCACACGCTCGTCTTCTCGGCGGGAGATGGCGTCTGGTCCCTCAACGGCCAGGTGCACACGCTGGGGCCGTTCCCCAACAACGCGCCCCCCTATCTCGCCTATGCGCTCTTGCGCGGTGACGACACGCCGTTCGTCACACATGCGCTGCTGCCTACTCAAGATGTGCACGCGCTGATGCTCGGGACGGATGGCGTCTCGGACCTGGCGAAGCTGTCGGCCGCTTCGCTTCCCTCGGGAGCGGAGACGGTGGGCCCGCTGTCGCGGTTCTGGACGGAGGACCGCTACTTCGAGAACCCGGACGCCTTGCGGCGCAGGCTCGCGATGCTCAACCGCGAGTCGGTGCGCGCGGACTTCGATGCGCGGCGGCTGGTGCGCACGCCGGGGCTGCTTCCGGACGACACGACGATGGTGGTGTTGCGCCGCCGGGCGGGGAGGGCATGAGGCCATGGACGTCTGGCTCGAGGGGAAGAAGGTCCGGCTGAATCCCGCGAAGGCGCTGGGCAAGGGCGGCGAAGCGGATGTGTTCGACCTGGGCGATGGCCGTGCGCTCAAGGTGTTCAAGCCGCCGGAGCACCCGGACTTCATGGGGCAGGACGCCGAGCAGGACGCGGCGCGGGCCCGGCTGGCGGAGCACCAGCACAAGCTGCGCGCCTTTCCCATCGGGTTGCCGGGGAGGGTGGTGACTCCGCAGACGCTCGCGACGGACAAGTCGGGGCGGACCGTGCTGGGCTACGCGATGCGCAAGCTGGAGAACGTGGAGCCACTGAGGCGCTTCACGGAGCCTTCCTTCCGGCGCACGGGGGCGACGTCCGCGCGGGT from Myxococcus stipitatus carries:
- a CDS encoding putative Ig domain-containing protein, with the translated sequence MRLRRALASLLVFCLAACSGANPSTPPLPDAGPPRPDGGTTALTVTTSVLADAYLGDTYAAHLMATGGTPPYAWSLASGELPSGIQLSAQGLLSGNPAATGSFALSLRVRDASGGEATQSLTLSSFTAPTLSTEAPPFGVVGTAYSFAVSRSGGRAPLALRVSAGALPPGLQLEAFSIAGTPTTQGISSFSLEVRDANGRATSAPFQLTVRTGVTITTATLPDAYTDRAYGQTLSVAGGQAPHAWTLVSGALPPGLSLLGTGVLDGTPSSAGSASFTVRVSDALGASDTRDVTLATFLPPALDPLANPSVYVRDNVTRPLNALHGKAPFVFTASGALPPGLTLASAGLLHGQPTQDGVFTFDITARDANDRAATRPVTFTVTALPAITTLTLPDATQGSAYNQALTATGGMGARTWTLATGALPPGLTLSAQGTLSGTPTSTGPSSFSVRVTDVNGRNDSRTFSLDVSAPLTITNLPADGYATAPYNTTLTASGGRLPFTWSLAAGGLPSGLTLAADTGVISGTLGAQASTSALTLRVTDSRGRTHDRDVTLQVYPLPAISGPDTPVDVYVGVSVSGVFYGVTGGKAPFTFDTTSALPSGLALSSDGRLMGSPTVPGAFSTQVRVTDANGRTALRPLTLNIFESPAVTTTVLPSARSGEPYTTTLASSGGKAPFSWRVSQGVLPSGLSLSSDGVISGTPTTAGTSSFNVVVEDAAGTPASRALVLTVTRTEGLFTVGHWNIEWFGADGFGPPDEPQIAHARDILNNSGANLWGLVEMVDTQDFNTLKSQLHSYQGFLANDPLYVSNAGTWYSSSEQKPGILYDSSLTFVSASLILTQHANLFAGRPPLRVDFTTSIHGVSTPLVVIVLHMKAFDDATSYQRRQGASIELKSYLDAMPDTHVFVVGDWNDDVDRSISKSNGVFRPTPYENFILDSTHYTFITRVLSDRGEPTTTGYPDAIDHTLVSDEVSADYVDGSVHILRPDIELPDYADIVSDHYPVISRYDFGGSGAVH
- a CDS encoding Ig-like domain-containing protein, yielding MLKRNLLPALMTAVLVTFGTGCGDECVDPFDCRTEKGEPDADKEWVCKSGTCEQRPVNQPPEPDAGTDAGTDAGTDAGTDAGTDAGTDAGTDAGTDAGTDAGSDAGVTCSPACASGELCDVSSGRFGVCRSCLDSVVGTGQDEGCASATPMCDITANGGKGLCKACTDSATGTNQDTGCSAQSPICDTAANNGAGACKACTDSATGSGQDTGCSAQTPVCDTSANNGLGVCKSCFDTAAGTGQDTGCSAAAPLCDVSANNGAGACKACMDTQTSPDLGCSSPTNICDPTANNGVGACKVCNATEGCAASQTCSADGNSCEGCIDNDSCSTTPETPVCRVDPAPAACVECTATDTHLCDAVQPACNSGNFCGCTTDAQCAAVNGSNRDFCDTQADNSRGQCAVCVTDAQCAGVNAATPHCNNKTECVQCLTNDHCGPTEQCNPTTHACEQGNGPTPAQTSAQIQAMLDAAVGPIDLPVTGAFVTAVKPAFQGQGATEPVGFFIQAEPNGPAVFVKDATLATQVAVGDRVSLTAAAKEQPTAGSNKMVSSISGFSRLSQGHPVRNLSTATPPGLAVDHSASTDLVSALNNYENELITLKGGTILNNGTAQGTGFLGFQVKTTGVTAGTSTFLLRIPTALNQVLEIGTNCTFDFTGAMWRFNANAQPSVLSASDLVLGCAAPKLTRADAGSLTSVVLTFSRNIEAASITNAASQFTFSNGLTATEVQVVGKQVTLTTSTQTAGDAYTITVASSVKDTAGGAVIAPDNTQTFSGYRAPAVLRINEVQPNVSGSRDLVEFLVVTGGSTKGILFQQDFVSPTTLAELPDVQVAAGDLIVLHLNPADTAYQGETTAKDQFPKATVAINYDTAWDFRGNGTAAIAYSSRVLVVRDALGQVQDAVPFAHATNSPPGDYYANIQAAQANGVWLPSSCGGAPCTATSTPKAVEVSADWTNVSTTPDGNSVRRVSATDTNMRADWAVGAQSWGLPNP
- a CDS encoding IgA Peptidase M64 — translated: MTRVLLALLLATSASAAAPRTLRVDYFHTGNATEERFSLDRVVIEPLPWPGHPERTLDDTNLGKYLFEVRDRDTNQILYSRGFASIYGEWELTGEAKSQNRTFHESLRFPRPERPVQVLLKKRDEQNAFREIWSLVVDPKDMLVDTSSPPAPGPLLKLWESGPPEQKVDLLILGDGYTEAERSKFEKDARRMVDTLFTFSPFKERKSDFNVWGLMPAAAQSGISRPSTGIHRRSPVGTTYDAFRSERYLLTFDNKAFREVSAFAPYEFVEILTNSKTYGGGGIFGLYGTVSADSLWAPYVFVHEFGHHFAGLSDEYYTSESFLLPAADRLEPWEKNVTALKDPENVKWKHLVTPGTPLPTPWEKEAYETHSNDIQARRRQVRAEKKPESEMDAVFIAQRDWEEKFLSSQKYSGKVGAFEGAHYEAHGYYRPQLDCVMFTRDRVPFCSVCQNAISQVINLYTGPRPQTLKKAP